From the Hordeum vulgare subsp. vulgare chromosome 1H, MorexV3_pseudomolecules_assembly, whole genome shotgun sequence genome, the window ccttacgaaccgggactatagccccGTTTTCTATCAGTGCTACTTCATTGCATTATCAACTTGATGAACTATTTCATTGCACACACCAAGTAATTGTTGTGCTAGAGGGAGTGTAGTGTAGGTGCAGCTGGTTTTAACCACTCGTACTCCAAAAATCTTTTGAATCCTCTCTAATCCTCTCAAATCACCCCACGCAGCCTGACCGTCCGGTTTGCGCCCCATTGCTCCTAACACTACTAGGAAATACCTTATAGATAGATGCTTAACAGTAATGAGGGGTATATGGGTCGCGTTGCTGCTAATTTGTAGTAGCAAGGGATATAAATCCCTCCCTATTGgtaagttgatagtagtagcgtGGGCTATAAACCCATGTTGTTACTAAGTGGTCTCCATCGTACCCCTCGAGACTTATACCCCTCGCTACTGTTAAGTTGATAGTAGCAGCGCGGGCTATAAACCCATGCTGCTACTAAATGGTCTCGACCGTGCCCATTGTGAGAGGTCATAGTAGTAGCGAGGGGTCTAAACCCCACGTTGCTACTAAGTACAGCTTTTTCAACAGCCCTGAAATCCCCATCTCCTCCCCCAAATCCTTCTTCTCTCCCGTCACTCTCGCCCCTCTCTCTCCATAGGCTCACATGGACCTTCTGCCCCATGCGCACCTCCTCCATGGCGCCGAAAGAGGCTCCGCGTCGGGCCCTTGGCATCCAGGAGCTCGTCGGTCTTCCCCATCATCATGCCACCACACGGGAGCACCTCACCACAGTCGACCAGCCCCGCTGctccctccatctccttcctctcttcctcaattttctttttctctttctccCTCTAGTTTGACTCACCCTCCCATGTCCATGCACGTGCAGGTCGTCGCCAGGGACGACAAGAGTTCTCTGCCTTGGCTTCAAAGAGGAGCCCCATGTCGCCGCCTTGCTCTGCCCTAGATCCGGGACCTCTCCAGCAGCCGTAGTTGGATCTGGTCTGTCGCCGCCCGTCTGAGCCTCCGTCAACCCCTACCGTCGCTGGATCAAACCATTGCCGCCATTGACACCATGCACATGAttgatattttttttgcttttgAAATTAATAGTAGTATCACGGGGTACAAGACACCCGATGCAGATAATTAGTAGTAGCGCATGTGTCACCCGCGCTACCACTAACAGACGTAGTAGTAGCGCGGGGTggcacccgcgctactactacctAGTTAGCTATAGCGCCTAATAGTAGCACGGTACCCGCGCTATTACTTGCTATTTAACCCATGCTACTACTAGTTGTTTAACCCGTTTTactactaggcttttccctagtagtgtgagAGGAGTTCACCCGACGACAATGCTAGGACTCCTTCTGTCAGGAATCTATTGCGTCTGCATGGATCCACAATGAGGTGTGTCGCTGCTGCCTCAGCAGAGGCAGTGCGGTCTGTCTAGCATCTGAATGCGGTGATGGACACACAACTCCTTCGTTGGCGCCCCGAGGAGGAGGTGAACGCATGGGCGTCGTTCGACGCAAATATGGCACACAGCAAGCACAGGAGATGGCTGCAGCCCTCGCGGCGATGGATGTTGGCAAGGCGGAATCGCATCCTCCGACGCCCCATATGACGCACCAGTCCGGTACCACAACCGTGTCGTGGTGGATGTTGACGAATCCTCCCATGACTGATTCATCATCGATCTCATGTCCGCTGGCACGATCAGGGTTCCAGACTTCAAAGAAAGAGTAGGTCATGGGAGACGGCGGGGCCTCGACTCCCATGAGCCGGTCCATGTCCCATGTCTTACTTTACCTCGCCAGCGACCGGATCAACACTCTGGGAATGTAGTCGGCCACTGGATATGGGCACAGAGGAGTCGGACGAGCTTCGCTTAAAATTAGGTTTACATTGCTTATAAGAGTGGATTTGAGATTTCTAATTGAAGGTATCCGGCTGTGAAAGAGATTATTTGAGGATGGGCCGATAACTGTGTGCGGACGCATCCGGACGCGTCCGCATGCATTTGAGGCGTCGGATTTTCCAAGTCCGACTGTAGATGCAGAGAAGGAAAAGCGAGGGCTTGCCGGTCGCTGCCCACTGACGTCACGTCCGGGCACGTCCGCGAGTGTTTGAGGGGTTGGATTATATATATCCAGCTGTAGATGATCTTAGGGTAGACTGGGACGGTTAGGTTCGCTTTGGGGCCATTTCGGTGGAAAACACGTCATGATTTTACAGGATCTTGGATTTGACCGCTGGTTTGTTGCAAATTACAGGAATTTCGGGATGATACATGCTTCTATGTTCCATGTATTTCATTCTGTATAAGAAAGCTTTCCGAGGTGACAAGATCAACTTCATGTCATGTTTGACCAATTTATTATCAATACTTCTGCAGATGAGTTTCATCCAAGACTTGACTGGGACCAGCATTACCAAATTCTCAAAGGAATTTGTCGGGGCCTGTTTCATCTCCATCACAAAGTGCACATTTTTCACGGAGATATCAAACCAGGCAATATCTTAATAGGGGATAACTTCGTGCCCAAAATTTATGACTTCGGTTTGTCACGGTCCTTATGTGAAGGAGAACCTTTAAATTATGATGGTGAAAACGCCTGCGGAACTCTGTAAGTTAACCCGATCCGCTTGGTATAAAAAATTGTTTCTGCTGACAGTACGTACTATGTTCGGTAATAAAATGCATTAGAGTTTGTATATATACATCTATGCAGAGCATATATGCCACCGGAGATGCTTGAGTATGGTCGTTGGTCAACTAAGTCTGACATATACGCCTTGGGTGTTACGATCACGGAGTTGTTGACTGGGAAGAGAAGGTGGCACCGGGGGCTAACTGTTGAGCGAGTGAGGAAACTTTTCAAACCACATTTGGATCAAAGTGTTGCGACTCTAAATTTATTTGGATTGTATCGAGTAACTACTCAAAGAGAGCTTGTGTCTGAGCCATTATGACCCATGTATTGATATAAATTTTTACAGGAACTGAAAGAGTTGAGGAAAAGGCTGGTAAGAAAAGGAGTGTTTTTATCATGGGAAAACAAATACCATCAAGTTCGAACATGTCTGGAGATTGCGCATACCTGCATGGAAAACGACCCAGAAAAAAGGCCTACTGCACTGGACATTATCCAAAGCCTTGACCGAACCGAAAGTGTGAACTGTTCTGCACAACTACTTTGGCAGGTACAAAGCGAAAACATAAAAAGAAACAGGGTTGTACTTTATCTACATTTTAACCATGTATAGCTGCCGTTCTCTTGGTGAGAGTCAGTTTTTGCTAGGCTTACGTCGTCACGGACACCATACAGTAATACATTTATTTTTCTTTAGTAATTCTATATGGATCAGAGGGAGTAATTAGGATTAACATATTTCCATATTATGTGTATTTTTATTATAGAGTTTGGCACATTTTCCGTAGATTTGGTCAAACTTCGATCGGCAAGTTTGACTTAGGACAAATATAGAACTTCAATTATTTCAAAACGGAGGGAGGAACAAAAATCTGATGAGTCCTCCTACATGACACATCTAATAGGATATTGATGGTCACCCATTGCATACAGGCTTACATGTTGATTTATATATAAGTGCAGTCAGGAGATGAGGAATCGGATACATCGGACACGGAAGCTTTAGAGACAGAGACAACAACCGAGATTCTTGAAGAGAATCCCGACTCACCAGACATGACTGGAGAAACATGCACACAGGAACCTGATAAATCAGAACTGGTAATTGAGTTGCCAGCATCGGTGGACCTGTCCGACCTAAAAGTTCTGGAGAAAATCACAGATGATTTTTCACACGAAAGAATAGTTGGGAAGGACGGTACATTCAAAGGTTTTCAGCATAAGGCATTTGTTTACAAGGTACGCAGATTCTCAGATGCTTTGCTTTGGAGTTTGCTTTGCTGGTATCCTTTGAGTTCAACATATTGATCGATCTTAGTTACACACATActaaatgtatatatatatgaacAGGGTGACATTCCACGTGGAGAAATAATAGCTGTGAAGAGGTTAATTGGAGTGGAGATTCCAGTTGAAAAGTTTAAGAGGGAAGCACACGAATTCACTAGACTGGATCACATGAATATAGTAAAGGTCGCCGGCTACTGCCACGACCAATCTAGAAGACATAAACTGGTACATTTCAAAGGAGAACCACTACCGCAACTCATAAAAGGAGCCGAACAACTGCTCTGCTATGAATATATGCACAATGGGAGCCTTCACGACTATCTTATTGGTATGACAGCGATCACTAATCAACTACTGTTTTCTTTTAACATCTGTAACAATTACTGTTTTCTTTAACATCTGTAATCAACTACTGAACAATTGCTTTCAATGGAAGAGAGCTGCAAGGTTGGTCTTGCAGAAGTCCGTCCCCTCGCTgccctccccctcgccgccgccggggaAAGATCGGTCGGCGTAGGCCGCGGCGGGGCCTTTCTCCTCCCTCGGCGGCTCCCTGCAGCGCGGGATGCATCGGCCACCTCGAGGTGAGGCGCTCGCGTAGGGCGCAGCGGCGGCGATGTGGACGTGGGTCTGCGGCGGTTGCGTTGGCTCGGCTGGGCTTGGAGCGGCGGGACTGCGAGAGCCTGGTGCGATGGATTTTCGGCGGCATCAACCGGCGGGTGCGCGCGCCTCGTGTGGCGGCCAGATCTGGCCGACAGGTGGCGCGGGATGTGGCGGTAGGAGCTGGTGGCCTCTACTTCACCTCGGGTGGCAGGCGTTGCGGGCGGCAGTGGTGCTCGGCATCGGGGGTGGGCTCGGTTTGGGCAGCTCCGGGGCTGGGCGGCGGAGCGCGTCGGACGAGGTTGTGATGGCGCGGCGGCCAGGCTCCTTCAGGCGGCATGGGACGGCgatgtcggactccttctaccggaTCTGGTCCGACGGGGTGCGGGGTTGGGCGGGTACCGATGGTGCCGGCCGCACGCGTTTTGAGGATGGGCCAGATCTAGGGTTCGTGTTCGGGCAGGTCAGATCGGGCCCAGGACGGATCAGAGCTTTTGCTTCGGGTAGGAGAGGTTGGAAGTGACCCGGGATATGTCCGCATGGATGCTCGACTTTTCTTGCGGGTACAATGCTCGTTGATGGTGGTCGTGATACCGGTGTGTCGGTGCACGGATCGGTGACAGTGACCGCGGGCATGACGTCGGATGAGCTCGCCTAGCCATGGGCTTGAGgctagcttggcggcggccgtcgGCAGTCTCGGCGTAATTTCCCCCCAGTCCGCTGGGTATTGGCTGGGGACGCAGGTGTGGATGCCTCCTACGGTGGAGGCGTCTACCCGGACTCGGGTACTGATGCCGGGCTAGGAGTTCATGGTCTGGCATCGCTCTTCCTACCATGGTtgtgtgcgacgtgaagtgcgcgACTGACGGTATCTTGCGACAGGGATGCCGGGGCGGCATCCTCGGATGGTGGGTCACATGCTTGCTCTTCGAAGGGTAGCATTGTGATGATGGTGGCCCCCTTCTTGGGTTGTGAGGGCAACGGGAGGTGGGGTGACGGGTAGCTCGGATGTGCTCCCGGAGAGGTGGTGTCTTGATCCGAATATGGGGATCTAACATCGCCGTGCTCCTCTTGGCAGCCTCGTTGTGGCATGGGTGAGTTGCCGAGCGAAAGCTCCGTGCCTTGGCGCCAACGACGGCTGCACCCGTGGGTGTCGTGCTCTTCCTGAAGACATCGTTGCGGTTCTTCTCCTCGTGGCAGGGCTCCGGGTGAAGACCTTTGTCTGTTGGACTCGGCGAGGGCGGCGCTCGGCATTGTTCTCCATCTTGAGGGCGTTGTCATGGAGCCTAGGTCTGCTAGGTCGTAGTGTGGGGGTATTTAGCTCGCCCGGTGTGTGTTACCGGTAGCGTAGTTTACGTGTGTCGGATATCTGATGATCGGTTTGTAAGAGGGCTACCTCATCATTTTGTATTGTTCGACTGTGTACTTTTGTGgttgttgctttatatataaagcgggccAAAAGCCTGTTTTCAAGGAGAGCTACAACGTTCAGTACAAATCATATATAGTCCATTTACTTGTTCAGTATAATTTAGGAACCGCTTGAAGAAATATAAGGAAAATCGAACCATTTATAATTCATTAAGCTAGCTCCTTGTTCATTGATCTCTCCCTCTCTACTTGTTGTTTTATTAGGTCATGGATCTCGTCAAATTGATTGGGAAATGCGCTACAAATTGATCAAAGGGACTTGTGCAGGCTTACATTACCTCCACAAGGGTCGTGAAAATTGTCCAATTTTTCATTTGAATTTAAGCCCGTCAAATGTATTGCTGGACGAGAACTACATACCGCGCATCACAGGCTTCGATTTTTCAAAGCTCATTGGTGAGAAGAACACCAAATCCGTGGTACTTAAGCTGAATGGACCCATGTATGTATGCTCTCAGTGCTACTGGTTTAAAACTAGCTCTTGAATTTTCTCATGATACATGTGCTTGTTTTGTGCATTTCGAAAAAAATGTCTGTTTTGTGGCCGATCGGTTTAGCTTGTCTATTGATGGTAATATGCTTTAACTAAGCTGATATGTTCAGATATTTTGCAGAGCTTACCTGCCACCGGATTTCTTCCACTCCAAGGGTACTGACCTAAAATACCTAGCTACGGTAGATATATACAGCTTGGGTCTTATCATTCTAGAGATCGCGACACAGCAAGAGATCAAAGGCAACCACGGAGTGCTTATTAAGAGTGTAAGCAATTGTTTTAACCCTTTGATCATGACTTAGCTTTTATTGCCTGACATAAAAGAACAAAAAATAAATCAACTTTATCTAAATAAATAATTATTTTCCTTTAAATCTTTGATGATCTAATATACTCTACAGATAGAGGAAAACTGGAGGGAAGATTCACAAATAACAAGATTGTATACCTCACTAGAAGCCGACGAGCTGCGGCAAGTAAAAATGTGCATTCATATCGGCCTGCGCTGCGTCCAGTCAAAACCTGAAAAGCGACCTACCGCTGAGGACATCAAGCTCTGGCTTaaggaaggaatcaaagaaggtgGAGGAGTAGTGTCAAGACCTACAGTCCCAGTTCCAAGGACAGGTCCAGGAGGAGTGCCAAGATCTCCAGTCCCCACTAATATCACCCATGCAGATGATCGCATCCAAGGTATTAATTCCCATTCCGGAACTCTCAAGTGTTAATTTGTTCATTTGCATGCAGTTAATACTCTTCGATGAAAATTGCGTTTATGATCCCTCTACTTCTACTCATTTACTTGTACACGCACGcacgcatatatatatatatatatatatatatatacatactccctccgttcctgaaTATAAGGCCTTTTAGAAATTctactatagactacatacagagcaaaatgagtgaatctatagtctaaaatatgtctatatacatccgtatgtagtccatagtgtaatctctaaaaggtcttatatttagaaacggagggagtatatatatatatatataacagagCTCCCTCTCCGATTTCATTTAACAGAAATCACCATATATGGGCTATATTCTGAAAATTTAAGCGTCATTTTGCTTCAGGTCCTAGCCAGTCCTAAGTAAAAAATGAAAGCATAACCATCAAAATTGTTGGTCAATGATTACGTCTATCAATCAAATGCAGAGAACACGGGGTTTTTCTCCTTTAAAAAAAACACTTATGATCGTCCATGACCCTCATTGTCCATGGATACGCGTCTTGAGGTCTCCCTGCGACCTTGATTCTGTGTCTTTGTTCATGTATGGCTCTACTGTTGTGACTGAATTTTATGTCTTTGACTCATTGATCAATCAAAGGTCAGCAAGGCCATTGATGATTATGCAATCTTAAGTACATACATGAAATTGATTACAGTTTTAATCTAGCAAAGCTAATACATATTCCCAGCTGGATCAAACTTATCTAATTCTTTTGTA encodes:
- the LOC123396071 gene encoding receptor like protein kinase S.2-like, whose translation is MDQPELEVSEIDELERIVGDAGAKARRLKLSLLEHITNGFSNKSEIDRGGFAVVYLGVLPSGLHIAVKKFYSMPGWDESAFENEISIIMKVAHENIVRLIGYCDHTNHEQMEYNGELVLAEYRQRFICTEYIPNGILATHITDEFHPRLDWDQHYQILKGICRGLFHLHHKVHIFHGDIKPGNILIGDNFVPKIYDFGLSRSLCEGEPLNYDEFVYIHLCRAYMPPEMLEYGRWSTKSDIYALGVTITELLTGKRRWHRGLTVERELKELRKRLVRKGVFLSWENKYHQVRTCLEIAHTCMENDPEKRPTALDIIQSLDRTESVNCSAQLLWQSGDEESDTSDTEALETETTTEILEENPDSPDMTGETCTQEPDKSELVIELPASVDLSDLKVLEKITDDFSHERIVGKDGTFKGFQHKAFVYKGDIPRGEIIAVKRLIGVEIPVEKFKREAHEFTRLDHMNIVKVAGYCHDQSRRHKLVHFKGEPLPQLIKGAEQLLCYEYMHNGSLHDYLIGHGSRQIDWEMRYKLIKGTCAGLHYLHKGRENCPIFHLNLSPSNVLLDENYIPRITGFDFSKLIGEKNTKSVVLKLNGPIAYLPPDFFHSKGTDLKYLATVDIYSLGLIILEIATQQEIKGNHGVLIKSIEENWREDSQITRLYTSLEADELRQVKMCIHIGLRCVQSKPEKRPTAEDIKLWLKEGIKEGGGVVSRPTVPVPRTGPGGVPRSPVPTNITHADDRIQGNEKPAGFMRRFFRRK